From the Nocardiopsis changdeensis genome, one window contains:
- a CDS encoding NPP1 family protein, translating to MPQRAPSRLARRALALAAALVLVTPGIALAAPPAALPAAHTAEEGRWQPAFDYDTDGCYPTPAIGPDGTLNGGLNTTGALNGNCRDRSDLDNTNSYSRSKCDPSGWCAYMYALYFEKDQVLPGCCGHRHDLEHVVVWVFGGQARYVSASAHGDYDTRPADRVLWEGTHPKIVYHKDGASTHAFRFAAGHDDPPENHYGVWQYPDLVGWDHFPPGIRDILASADFGSAQLDLRDGSFPGALARAEPAGIDFDPWG from the coding sequence TTGCCGCAACGCGCACCCTCCCGCCTGGCGCGCCGGGCCCTGGCCCTGGCCGCCGCGCTCGTCCTCGTCACCCCCGGCATCGCCCTGGCCGCGCCCCCGGCGGCGCTGCCCGCCGCCCACACCGCGGAGGAGGGCCGGTGGCAGCCGGCCTTCGACTACGACACCGACGGCTGCTACCCGACCCCCGCCATCGGCCCGGACGGCACCCTCAACGGCGGCCTGAACACCACCGGCGCCCTCAACGGGAACTGCCGCGACCGGTCCGACCTGGACAACACCAACTCCTACTCCCGGTCCAAGTGCGACCCCAGCGGCTGGTGCGCGTACATGTACGCGCTGTACTTCGAGAAGGACCAGGTGCTGCCGGGCTGCTGCGGCCACCGGCACGACCTGGAGCACGTCGTGGTGTGGGTGTTCGGCGGCCAGGCCCGCTACGTGTCCGCGTCGGCACACGGCGACTACGACACCCGCCCGGCCGACCGGGTGCTCTGGGAGGGCACCCACCCCAAGATCGTCTACCACAAGGACGGCGCGTCCACCCACGCCTTCCGGTTCGCCGCCGGGCACGACGACCCGCCGGAGAACCACTACGGCGTCTGGCAGTACCCGGACCTGGTCGGCTGGGACCACTTCCCGCCCGGCATCCGCGACATCCTGGCCTCCGCCGACTTCGGCAGCGCCCAGCTCGACCTGAGGGACGGCTCGTTCCCGGGCGCGCTGGCCAGGGCCGAGCCCGCGGGCATCGACTTCGACCCCTGGGGGTAG